In one window of Pseudoalteromonas sp. GCY DNA:
- a CDS encoding efflux RND transporter permease subunit produces the protein MSLAKWSIENKVISWMFALLLLIAGAASYLGLGQLEDPEFTLKKAMVVTMYPGASPQQVEEEVTFPIENAIQSLPYVDYVTSISSPGKSQITVEMKSKYRKKDLQQIWDELRRKVNDLSPKLPPGVRPPSVIDDFADVYGELYAITGEGYSYDELKDYVDFLKRELVLVEGVSKVTVAGEQQAQVVVEISTQKLSQLGIAPSYLFSLLQAQNTVSNAGKIRVGDESIRLHPTGEFTDVSELEGLLISKPGAKELIYLGDVAKVTREYAEVPNHITRFAQKRALLVGVSFTSGVNVVEVGKEIEHHLQQLEYQRPYGIKINTVYNQPTEVETSVDGFIVSLLEAVAIVIIVLLIFMGVKSGILIGGILLITVLGTFIFMKIFAIDLQRISLGALIIALGMLVDNAIVVTEGILINIKRGQSKVKAAVNIVEQTKWPLLGATVIGITAFAPIGLSSDASGEFAGSLFWVLLISLLLSWVTAITLTPFFANMMFKGPKEKSSDTNEEEDDPYKGVIFTVYKSMLTFSLKNRAITIISMVLLLVAAVVGFKSVKQSFFPASNTPIFYVDYWHYQGADIRSTAQNVEKIESFLLADPMVNEVTTTIGQGAPRFMLTYSPEKQYDAYGQLIVRVKDREAVVAMIAKLRDYELKNELDGRLKIKRMEIGPSTDAKIEARFSGPDPVVLRQLAEEAKGIISQDDKAFNIRDNWRQRTKLIRPQFNELKARRLGISKSDLDQLLLTSVSGNKVGLYRDGTQLLPIIARSPEEERLNVENLGDLQIFSPVLSVYVPVSQIVDDFSVTWEDSLIMRRDRKRTITVMADHDVIGDETPAKLFSRVKADIEAIELPQGYEMQWGGEYESSSKAKKAIFGSLPIGYLAMFMITVLLFNSVKKPLVIWSTVPLAIIGVTAGLVLLQAPFSFMALLGLLSLSGMLIKNGIVLMDQINIEIDSGKSPYQAVFDSGVSRVRPVSMAAITTILGMIPLLFDVFFQSMAVTIMFGLGFATILTLIVLPVLHCVYFGIKQPKD, from the coding sequence ATGAGTTTAGCCAAATGGTCAATTGAGAATAAGGTCATCAGTTGGATGTTTGCATTGCTCCTTCTTATTGCTGGGGCAGCATCCTATTTGGGCTTAGGCCAGCTAGAAGATCCTGAATTCACACTAAAAAAGGCCATGGTCGTTACCATGTATCCTGGTGCATCACCACAACAAGTGGAAGAGGAAGTCACCTTCCCGATTGAAAATGCAATTCAGTCTCTGCCGTATGTTGATTATGTCACTTCAATTTCTTCTCCCGGTAAGTCACAGATCACTGTTGAGATGAAGAGTAAGTACCGTAAGAAAGACTTACAACAGATCTGGGATGAGCTGCGCCGTAAAGTAAATGATCTCTCGCCAAAGTTACCGCCTGGTGTTAGACCGCCAAGCGTTATCGACGATTTTGCTGATGTTTACGGTGAACTCTACGCGATTACTGGCGAAGGCTATTCGTATGATGAGCTAAAAGACTACGTTGACTTCTTGAAACGGGAATTAGTGCTAGTAGAAGGTGTGAGTAAAGTCACTGTTGCGGGTGAGCAGCAAGCACAAGTGGTAGTTGAAATATCAACACAAAAACTATCACAACTTGGCATCGCGCCAAGCTATCTTTTCTCGCTGCTACAAGCACAAAATACGGTTTCTAATGCGGGTAAAATACGGGTTGGAGATGAGTCTATTCGCCTGCACCCTACTGGCGAGTTTACAGACGTCTCTGAGCTTGAGGGTTTACTGATCTCAAAGCCTGGCGCCAAAGAGCTTATTTACCTAGGCGACGTGGCAAAAGTGACACGCGAATATGCTGAAGTGCCGAATCATATCACGCGTTTTGCACAAAAACGTGCGCTACTGGTTGGGGTTTCTTTTACCTCAGGCGTAAACGTTGTTGAGGTGGGTAAAGAAATTGAACATCACTTACAGCAATTAGAATATCAGCGCCCGTACGGTATTAAGATAAACACGGTTTACAATCAACCAACAGAAGTAGAAACTTCGGTTGACGGTTTCATCGTTAGTCTTTTAGAGGCTGTTGCCATTGTAATTATCGTTTTACTTATCTTTATGGGTGTAAAGAGTGGTATTTTAATCGGTGGTATTTTGCTTATTACCGTGCTGGGCACCTTTATCTTTATGAAGATATTCGCCATTGATTTACAACGTATTTCATTGGGTGCTTTGATTATTGCACTGGGGATGTTAGTCGATAATGCCATTGTTGTGACAGAAGGTATTTTGATTAATATTAAACGTGGTCAATCTAAAGTAAAAGCTGCTGTGAACATTGTTGAACAGACAAAATGGCCACTTCTTGGCGCAACTGTTATCGGGATCACCGCATTCGCGCCGATTGGTTTAAGTTCAGATGCTAGTGGTGAATTTGCTGGTTCTTTATTTTGGGTGTTGTTAATTTCATTACTACTAAGCTGGGTAACAGCAATCACACTTACGCCATTTTTTGCCAATATGATGTTTAAGGGGCCTAAGGAAAAGTCATCAGATACCAACGAAGAAGAGGACGACCCCTATAAAGGTGTGATCTTCACCGTGTATAAATCGATGCTAACCTTCAGTCTAAAAAACCGCGCGATTACCATTATTTCTATGGTACTGCTATTAGTTGCTGCGGTTGTTGGCTTTAAATCCGTTAAGCAGTCATTCTTCCCAGCTTCAAATACGCCTATATTCTATGTGGATTACTGGCATTATCAAGGTGCTGATATACGCAGTACGGCGCAGAATGTTGAGAAGATAGAATCATTTTTACTGGCCGATCCGATGGTTAACGAAGTAACGACAACGATTGGTCAAGGTGCGCCTCGTTTTATGTTGACCTATTCGCCTGAAAAACAATACGACGCTTATGGTCAGTTAATTGTGCGTGTAAAAGACCGAGAAGCTGTGGTGGCTATGATTGCTAAGCTTCGTGACTATGAGCTTAAAAATGAGCTAGACGGACGTCTCAAAATAAAGCGCATGGAAATTGGTCCTTCAACTGACGCAAAAATCGAGGCTAGGTTCTCGGGACCTGATCCTGTCGTGTTACGCCAACTTGCTGAAGAAGCCAAGGGTATTATTAGCCAAGACGATAAAGCGTTCAATATTCGTGATAACTGGCGACAAAGAACCAAGTTAATCCGCCCACAGTTTAACGAATTAAAGGCGCGTCGTTTAGGGATCAGTAAATCTGACTTAGACCAGTTGCTACTGACTTCGGTGTCGGGTAACAAGGTAGGGTTATATCGAGATGGTACGCAACTGTTGCCTATCATTGCGCGCTCCCCTGAAGAAGAGAGACTCAATGTTGAAAATCTTGGTGATCTACAAATATTCAGCCCTGTCCTTAGCGTATACGTTCCAGTATCGCAAATCGTGGATGATTTTAGTGTAACTTGGGAAGATAGCTTGATCATGCGCCGTGACCGCAAACGCACAATCACGGTAATGGCTGATCATGACGTGATAGGTGATGAAACCCCAGCTAAATTATTTTCGAGAGTGAAGGCGGATATTGAAGCCATCGAGCTACCCCAAGGATACGAGATGCAATGGGGCGGCGAATATGAGTCGTCAAGCAAAGCGAAGAAAGCCATTTTTGGCTCATTACCAATCGGTTATTTAGCGATGTTTATGATCACTGTGCTGCTCTTTAACTCGGTGAAAAAGCCGTTAGTTATCTGGTCTACAGTGCCGCTTGCCATTATTGGGGTAACGGCAGGCCTTGTACTACTACAAGCTCCATTTAGCTTTATGGCACTGCTAGGCTTGCTGAGTTTGTCAGGAATGTTGATTAAGAACGGTATTGTACTAATGGATCAAATAAATATTGAGATCGACTCTGGTAAGTCTCCTTACCAAGCGGTATTTGATTCTGGTGTAAGTCGTGTAAGACCGGTGTCTATGGCCGCTATCACAACCATATTGGGTATGATCCCGCTATTATTTGATGTGTTCTTCCAATCCATGGCAGTAACCATTATGTTTGGTTTGGGTTTTGCAACCATACTGACGTTGATTGTATTACCAGTGTTACACTGCGTGTACTTTGGTATCAAACAACCAAAAGACTAA
- a CDS encoding efflux RND transporter periplasmic adaptor subunit → MLRVFSGIVLATLLVGCQEQAEQAPTEAPNRPVKIHTVSDPNSSTLRSFPAEVVANQGSYLAFRVNGELIEFPVLAGQDVQKGQLLAKLDPEDFNLQYEQRKAQFELAKSQLSRIEPLFEKGIATKAEFDKANADKQVAESAFKIAKTNLEYSELRAPFSGTVAKVFVKNYENVVAKQNILRLETRDMMDVVIQVPERIVARVDKDSDYKPTVVFDGYPSKSYPLAIKEWDTQADPATLTYKVVFSLPIPEDFNLFAGMTGHVYVDPSKITNRENTAIIVPNQAVFSDKKQGTEGNSYVWVYLSDKQTVTKREVTVGQLNHTGIEVLSGIEPGEEIVAAGVHYLQEGAKVRPWTKERGL, encoded by the coding sequence ATGTTAAGAGTGTTTTCTGGAATTGTGTTGGCTACCCTATTAGTGGGTTGCCAAGAGCAAGCAGAACAAGCCCCAACAGAAGCCCCTAACCGACCGGTTAAAATTCACACGGTTTCGGATCCAAATAGCAGCACGCTTCGCAGTTTCCCTGCTGAAGTGGTAGCAAACCAAGGCTCTTATCTTGCCTTTCGTGTGAATGGCGAACTTATCGAGTTTCCAGTTCTCGCAGGCCAAGATGTACAAAAAGGGCAATTGCTAGCAAAGCTCGATCCTGAAGATTTCAATCTGCAATATGAACAACGTAAAGCCCAATTTGAACTTGCTAAATCGCAGTTATCGAGAATTGAGCCTCTATTCGAAAAAGGCATAGCGACTAAAGCTGAGTTTGATAAAGCAAATGCGGATAAACAAGTTGCTGAATCTGCATTTAAAATTGCCAAAACAAACCTTGAATATAGCGAACTTAGAGCACCGTTTAGTGGTACGGTTGCCAAGGTATTTGTCAAAAATTATGAAAACGTGGTAGCAAAGCAGAATATCCTTCGCCTTGAAACACGCGATATGATGGATGTGGTTATTCAGGTTCCTGAGCGCATCGTTGCACGTGTTGATAAAGATTCTGATTACAAACCGACCGTTGTTTTTGATGGCTATCCAAGTAAGTCTTACCCGCTTGCGATCAAGGAGTGGGATACTCAGGCAGACCCTGCAACCTTAACCTACAAAGTCGTATTTAGTCTTCCAATCCCTGAAGACTTTAATTTGTTCGCAGGTATGACTGGCCATGTTTACGTCGACCCAAGCAAAATCACGAACCGTGAAAATACGGCAATCATAGTACCTAACCAAGCTGTATTCTCCGATAAAAAGCAAGGCACAGAGGGGAATAGTTACGTATGGGTATATCTAAGTGATAAACAAACCGTCACTAAACGCGAAGTTACCGTTGGCCAACTTAATCATACCGGTATTGAGGTATTGTCGGGTATTGAGCCCGGTGAGGAAATTGTTGCCGCGGGCGTGCATTACTTGCAAGAAGGCGCAAAAGTGAGACCTTGGACTAAAGAAAGAGGTCTATAA
- a CDS encoding LysR family transcriptional regulator, with amino-acid sequence MKISDLAAFCTVVEAPSLTEAANKLHKTQPAVSQSIKRLEQSLGFALFEREKYRNVLTEQGRRFYFEAEKLLNHHRDLSLLATEFAAGNEPSFNICYEPIVYQNQIDQVLGNAFIKFPATEMNISSGKRFFALEQVTQGIANLGIGPWFDLFHSTGDLESMPIGHVKLGLVSLTGYMPPELSFSELAQYPSLAMKESKFKFDSERLAYRNSNNVMKLDDALAIKRYLLQGMGYALIGLDLCREELESGVLQQVRVFDRKDEFEAEIHAYRLHISHHGPVARYFWDKLKELNIQYEKQQSSTRTR; translated from the coding sequence ATGAAGATTTCGGACTTAGCAGCGTTTTGCACCGTTGTTGAAGCGCCTAGCCTTACCGAAGCGGCAAATAAGCTTCATAAGACACAGCCTGCGGTCTCTCAATCAATTAAAAGATTAGAACAATCCTTGGGATTTGCCCTTTTTGAGCGTGAGAAATATCGCAATGTGTTAACAGAGCAAGGTCGTCGATTTTATTTTGAAGCCGAAAAATTGCTTAATCATCATAGAGATTTGTCATTACTCGCGACTGAATTCGCGGCGGGTAATGAACCAAGCTTTAACATCTGTTACGAACCGATCGTATATCAAAACCAAATTGATCAAGTATTAGGCAATGCCTTCATTAAGTTTCCCGCAACCGAAATGAATATCTCTAGTGGTAAACGGTTCTTTGCGCTTGAGCAAGTCACACAGGGGATTGCGAATCTTGGCATTGGCCCTTGGTTTGACCTTTTTCATTCAACTGGCGATTTAGAATCAATGCCAATTGGACACGTAAAATTAGGCTTAGTGTCATTAACAGGTTACATGCCACCCGAACTTAGTTTTTCAGAGCTTGCGCAATACCCATCTCTTGCAATGAAAGAAAGTAAGTTCAAGTTTGACAGTGAGCGCTTGGCATACAGAAACAGTAACAATGTCATGAAACTCGATGACGCACTAGCAATAAAAAGATACTTATTACAAGGTATGGGCTATGCCTTAATCGGCCTTGACCTTTGTAGAGAAGAATTAGAGTCTGGTGTTTTGCAACAAGTGAGGGTGTTTGATAGAAAAGACGAGTTTGAAGCTGAAATCCACGCGTATCGTTTGCATATTTCCCACCATGGGCCGGTAGCAAGATATTTTTGGGACAAATTAAAAGAGTTAAATATTCAATATGAAAAGCAGCAATCCTCAACAAGAACTCGCTGA
- a CDS encoding MGMT family protein, translating to MKSSNPQQELAEKVFTVIGGIPFGKVASYGQIARLAGSPKHARKVGQLLKNLPQGSTLPWYRVVNSQRRISFPQDSSKFQQQKSRLQAEGVTFSTSNVIAKHCVWE from the coding sequence ATGAAAAGCAGCAATCCTCAACAAGAACTCGCTGAAAAAGTCTTCACCGTAATTGGCGGTATCCCATTTGGAAAAGTTGCGTCGTATGGGCAAATAGCGAGATTAGCTGGCTCTCCAAAACATGCGAGAAAGGTGGGCCAATTATTAAAAAACCTACCGCAAGGTTCAACGTTACCTTGGTACAGAGTAGTAAATAGCCAACGACGTATTTCATTTCCTCAAGACAGTAGTAAATTTCAGCAGCAAAAGTCACGCTTGCAAGCTGAGGGCGTCACATTCTCAACTAGTAACGTGATAGCTAAACACTGTGTTTGGGAATAA
- a CDS encoding LON peptidase substrate-binding domain-containing protein, translated as MKLALFPLPIFLLPGGFTRLRIFEQRYLYMVKEAAKTEQGFVLCPYVGDMPHNVPKEGVHVKIVDFSQDEDGQLLIDVEALTRVTISNVEVDTQSLRYGDCDIIDGPPWQCSEEALSLVDETLVDKLQSVFIANPILDDLYRDKHFTQPLWVAYRWLEILPISMTQKLKIKQAQTFEQVAKFLHTVLDEK; from the coding sequence ATGAAACTAGCTTTATTTCCATTGCCAATATTTTTGCTTCCAGGCGGGTTCACCCGTTTGCGGATCTTTGAACAGCGCTATTTATACATGGTAAAAGAGGCCGCTAAAACAGAGCAAGGTTTTGTGCTGTGCCCATACGTGGGTGATATGCCGCACAATGTGCCGAAAGAAGGCGTGCACGTCAAAATTGTCGACTTCTCGCAAGACGAGGATGGCCAACTGCTAATTGATGTTGAGGCACTAACACGTGTCACGATCAGCAATGTGGAAGTGGACACGCAATCTTTACGCTACGGCGATTGTGACATTATTGACGGACCGCCATGGCAATGTAGTGAAGAAGCACTTAGTTTGGTTGATGAAACCCTTGTTGATAAGCTACAAAGTGTTTTTATCGCCAACCCCATCCTCGATGATTTATACCGCGACAAGCATTTTACTCAGCCTCTTTGGGTAGCTTATCGTTGGCTAGAAATTTTACCCATCTCGATGACCCAAAAACTGAAAATAAAACAAGCACAAACATTTGAACAGGTGGCAAAGTTCTTACATACTGTATTAGACGAAAAATAG
- a CDS encoding sigma-70 family RNA polymerase sigma factor encodes MLGQQQSTGCNVQSGTRKAVQETPSQALSDALVKVAEKRDRKAFAFLFEYFAPKIRRFGVKQFGNDAQAMELVQDTMTSVWRKAHLYHHDKGAATTWIYTVMRNASFDALRKLKSNKEEHISEDIWPIIQDSQADDGFQDHLQTAQIQKYINKLPPAQRDIVKGVYFQEMSQEQLAEHLNIPVGTVKSRLRLALQKLRAEMGDQA; translated from the coding sequence ATGTTAGGCCAACAGCAATCTACAGGTTGCAACGTTCAATCAGGAACTCGCAAAGCAGTGCAAGAAACTCCCTCTCAAGCGTTATCAGACGCTTTAGTCAAGGTTGCAGAAAAACGAGATCGTAAAGCTTTTGCGTTCTTGTTTGAGTACTTTGCGCCAAAAATTAGGCGCTTTGGTGTGAAACAATTTGGTAACGACGCCCAAGCGATGGAGCTTGTCCAAGACACGATGACGTCAGTGTGGCGTAAAGCCCACCTCTATCACCATGATAAAGGCGCAGCCACAACTTGGATTTATACAGTGATGCGCAATGCGTCTTTCGATGCACTGCGTAAATTGAAGAGTAATAAAGAAGAACACATCAGTGAAGACATTTGGCCGATAATTCAAGATTCGCAGGCTGACGATGGTTTTCAAGATCATTTGCAAACGGCGCAAATTCAAAAATACATCAACAAGTTGCCGCCTGCACAGCGAGACATAGTAAAAGGCGTGTACTTTCAAGAAATGTCTCAAGAGCAATTGGCTGAGCATCTTAATATACCTGTCGGGACAGTTAAGTCACGTTTACGGCTCGCCTTACAAAAACTTCGCGCAGAAATGGGAGATCAAGCATGA
- a CDS encoding ChrR family anti-sigma-E factor — protein sequence MIKHHPNDSLLRQFVEGNLPASISVAIAAHVEMCPCCQKKTQQLEAQEASVQLGGNSDSALSSDFEAMMQAITLDDEIDEVKEFIQPTFHYQGRDVQLPRAIANIDRTKFSGVGKIARSRLLLEDDDLRSSLLQIDAEGEIPEHTHTGFEITLLLDGDFADEAGEYAPGDFIWQDGKHNHSPHTKEGCLCFTVVSSALHFNKGLSKLLNPIGKLIY from the coding sequence ATGATTAAGCATCACCCTAACGACTCATTATTAAGGCAATTTGTTGAAGGCAATTTGCCTGCAAGCATCAGTGTCGCAATTGCAGCACATGTCGAGATGTGTCCATGTTGTCAGAAAAAGACCCAACAGCTTGAAGCGCAAGAAGCGAGTGTTCAGCTTGGGGGGAACTCCGACTCTGCATTGAGCTCCGATTTCGAGGCAATGATGCAAGCGATAACACTGGATGACGAAATAGACGAAGTTAAAGAATTCATTCAACCAACATTTCACTATCAGGGAAGGGATGTTCAGTTACCTCGGGCTATTGCGAATATCGACCGCACTAAATTTTCAGGCGTAGGGAAAATCGCCCGCTCTCGGTTATTGCTAGAAGACGACGACTTACGCTCAAGCCTTCTACAAATTGACGCGGAGGGTGAAATCCCAGAGCATACCCACACAGGCTTTGAAATCACTCTATTACTTGACGGTGATTTCGCAGATGAGGCGGGTGAATATGCACCGGGCGACTTTATTTGGCAAGACGGCAAACATAATCATTCTCCGCACACAAAAGAAGGCTGCCTGTGCTTTACTGTAGTAAGTAGTGCACTACACTTTAATAAAGGTTTAAGTAAGCTGTTGAACCCAATTGGTAAGTTGATTTATTAA
- a CDS encoding YbgA family protein yields the protein MKFSSPIKIGISACLAGDKVRFDSGHKRSNFCMDEFAEHVEYVRFCPEVAIGMPIPRPTIRQIRVGDIIKVSRPDGKEDVAPKLREFGEKVATSQTQSLSGFVFCAKSPSCGMERVKVYNEAGTGNTSEGIGIFAEQIIKHNPLLPCEENGRLNDMHLRENFVMRVFVYKSWQELTQSENIGLHELTNFHAKHKYLLMSHNYQAYKDLGRLLGDGKQFDRETLKHKYISGLMSALSKPANRKNQANTLTHLQGYFKNELSSIEKQEMCGAIEQYRKGIVPLYVPLTLLKHHLTVHPKEYLQSQVYFDPYPNELRLRFGI from the coding sequence ATGAAATTTTCATCACCAATAAAAATTGGCATTAGCGCGTGTTTGGCTGGCGACAAGGTAAGATTTGACTCAGGCCACAAGCGTTCAAACTTTTGTATGGATGAATTCGCCGAACATGTTGAGTATGTGCGCTTTTGTCCGGAAGTTGCGATAGGTATGCCAATTCCAAGACCGACCATAAGACAGATCCGAGTCGGGGACATTATCAAAGTAAGCCGCCCCGACGGTAAAGAAGATGTCGCACCCAAGCTTAGAGAATTTGGCGAAAAGGTTGCTACCTCACAGACACAAAGCCTTTCCGGTTTTGTATTTTGCGCCAAAAGCCCAAGCTGCGGAATGGAGCGTGTTAAGGTTTATAACGAAGCAGGAACAGGCAATACATCTGAAGGTATTGGTATTTTTGCTGAGCAAATCATAAAACACAATCCGCTTTTGCCTTGCGAGGAAAACGGCAGATTGAACGACATGCATCTCAGAGAAAACTTCGTGATGCGGGTATTTGTCTATAAAAGCTGGCAAGAATTGACTCAATCCGAAAACATTGGTCTACACGAGCTGACGAATTTTCACGCCAAGCACAAATATCTGTTGATGAGCCATAATTACCAAGCCTATAAAGACTTAGGGCGTCTGCTTGGTGATGGCAAACAATTTGATAGAGAGACACTGAAACATAAATACATCAGTGGTTTGATGTCAGCACTGAGCAAGCCTGCCAATCGCAAAAATCAAGCAAACACGTTAACGCATCTACAGGGATATTTTAAGAACGAGCTTTCGAGCATCGAAAAGCAAGAAATGTGCGGCGCAATAGAGCAATATCGAAAAGGTATTGTGCCTTTGTATGTGCCGTTGACCTTGCTCAAGCATCACCTTACTGTGCATCCTAAAGAATATTTGCAAAGCCAAGTGTACTTTGACCCATACCCCAACGAACTGCGTTTAAGATTCGGGATTTAA
- the phrB gene encoding deoxyribodipyrimidine photo-lyase: MKAAFWFRRDLRVYGNEALIEAVNKGARDALFFYCKPQWQSHNVASIQLDLLERRLLELGNQLSEFGITLHIVEASTFAELPAQLQVICDDKGIDCLYANKEYEVNEVARDEACETLITLKLFDGDLVAKPGSVLTGSGEMFKVFTPYKKAWLKRFVGQQFHFSSWPLDKQHEANFKKPTFFEMTNESEKWPADDNAIITIVNRFIKDKLTDYQDDRDFPAIKGTSGLSPYLALGIVSPKQLIAQIQLHYPEVLENPSKPEFCWVNELIWREFYRHLIVAFPRLCKGFNFNDKYNAVRWRDDSQAFELWCNGQTGYPIVDAAMRQLNKTGWMHNRLRMIVASFLTKHLLIDWREGEAYFMSKLIDGDLASNNGGWQWAASTGCDAQPYFRIFNPITQSEKFDPDGSFIRTYVPELKNVPAKHIHFPHDYLAAFGGKDDYVEPLVDHKEARARALDAFKV; the protein is encoded by the coding sequence ATGAAAGCAGCTTTTTGGTTTCGCCGTGATCTCAGGGTTTACGGCAACGAGGCTTTGATTGAAGCCGTGAATAAGGGCGCACGCGATGCGCTCTTTTTTTATTGCAAGCCACAATGGCAATCACACAACGTAGCCAGTATTCAGCTCGACCTACTTGAGCGCAGATTACTTGAGCTTGGCAATCAGCTTAGTGAATTTGGCATTACGCTACATATAGTTGAAGCGAGCACATTCGCTGAGCTACCGGCGCAGCTTCAAGTTATTTGTGACGATAAAGGCATTGATTGCTTATATGCAAATAAAGAATACGAAGTAAATGAAGTGGCGCGCGATGAAGCGTGTGAAACTTTGATTACGTTAAAATTATTCGATGGCGATCTCGTCGCCAAACCGGGCTCTGTGCTTACGGGCTCCGGTGAGATGTTTAAGGTGTTTACCCCCTATAAAAAAGCATGGTTAAAGCGTTTTGTCGGGCAGCAATTTCACTTCTCCAGCTGGCCATTGGACAAACAACATGAAGCAAACTTCAAAAAGCCAACTTTCTTCGAGATGACTAATGAATCTGAAAAGTGGCCTGCCGATGATAATGCCATTATCACGATTGTAAATCGTTTTATTAAGGACAAACTAACAGACTACCAAGATGACCGTGATTTCCCTGCAATCAAAGGAACTTCAGGGCTCAGTCCATACTTGGCATTAGGCATTGTGTCCCCCAAGCAGCTCATCGCACAGATCCAACTTCACTACCCTGAAGTGCTTGAAAACCCAAGTAAGCCAGAGTTTTGTTGGGTGAACGAACTTATCTGGCGTGAGTTTTATCGCCATCTTATCGTCGCTTTCCCGCGTTTATGTAAAGGTTTTAATTTCAATGATAAATATAACGCGGTTAGGTGGCGCGACGATAGCCAAGCGTTTGAGCTCTGGTGTAATGGTCAAACTGGCTACCCGATTGTCGATGCGGCAATGCGACAGCTCAATAAAACCGGCTGGATGCACAATCGACTACGCATGATTGTTGCCAGCTTTTTAACCAAACACTTGCTCATCGATTGGCGCGAAGGCGAAGCCTATTTCATGTCAAAATTAATAGACGGAGACCTTGCCAGTAATAATGGTGGCTGGCAGTGGGCTGCAAGTACGGGGTGTGACGCGCAGCCTTATTTTCGCATTTTTAATCCCATCACGCAGAGCGAAAAGTTTGATCCCGATGGTTCTTTTATTCGTACATATGTGCCTGAATTGAAAAATGTTCCAGCAAAGCATATTCATTTTCCCCATGACTATTTAGCGGCATTTGGCGGAAAGGACGACTATGTAGAGCCGCTGGTTGATCATAAAGAAGCAAGGGCGAGAGCACTTGACGCATTTAAGGTTTAA
- a CDS encoding nuclear transport factor 2 family protein → MDHRTQRFVAIYNEMDKHCLGKLASIYTEDISFLDPFHKIQGLDALTSYFQGLYENVSEIEFLVSNAYQVDDVSFIYWTMSYQHPKLNGGKLIEVDGHSRLSFIGEKVAQHRDYFDSAQMLYRQVPLLGGVIRLLDKRITA, encoded by the coding sequence ATGGATCACAGAACGCAGCGATTCGTGGCAATTTATAATGAAATGGACAAACATTGCCTAGGTAAATTGGCTTCAATTTACACCGAGGACATTAGTTTTTTAGATCCTTTTCATAAAATTCAAGGACTTGATGCGCTAACGAGCTATTTTCAGGGGTTATATGAAAATGTCTCTGAAATCGAGTTTCTCGTTTCGAATGCCTATCAAGTCGATGACGTCAGCTTTATCTACTGGACTATGTCCTATCAACACCCCAAGCTAAATGGCGGTAAGCTCATAGAAGTCGATGGTCATAGTCGCTTGAGTTTTATTGGCGAAAAAGTGGCGCAACACCGGGATTACTTTGACAGTGCGCAAATGCTGTATCGCCAGGTCCCACTGCTCGGTGGTGTTATTCGGTTATTAGATAAAAGGATCACGGCATGA